GCCGAGCAGGCCGGCCAGCCCGACCCCGAACACGGTGAGATAGACGCGGATGCCCGCCAGCCAGGCCAGCAGGATGCCGATGACAAACAGATGGGCCTCGCTCATGGCGTTGCTCCACGCAAAGGATGCGGAACTATCGGATAACGGCCGGCCGGGCGCCAGCGTGAGGGCCGGCGATGCTCTGGCACACTACGCCGCCGATCACAGACCGGCCCGTCCGGAGCCACGCCCATGAGACCTACCGCGCGCGTTCAAATCGTCCCACGCGATGCCGGCGGCCCCCGCTCCGGCCGGCCCTGGCTGTGGGCGGTGCTGGTGATCGTGTGGCTGGCCTCGCTGGGTGGGGTCTGGTGGATGGCCAGCCGCACTGCCGCGCCGCGCCTGGTCGAGGCCGAGGCCGGCCTGCAGCAGGCCCAACGTGCGCAGGCCGCGCAGCGCCGCCAGATCGAACAACTGCAGCAGCGGCAGGTGAATCTGGCGATGTCCGACAAGATCAGTCGCGCCGCCAATACCGAGGTGCAGGCCTCGCTGGCCGAGCGCGACGAGCAGATTGCCGCGCTGCGCGCCGACGTAGCCTTCTACGAGCGGCTGGTGGGCTCCACCGCGCAGCGCAAGGGGCTCAATGCGCACTCGGTGCAGTTCACCGCCGAAGCCGGCGGCACCTGGAACTACAGCGTGGTGCTCACCCAGAACCTCAACCGCGGCGCGATCAGCCAGGGACAGCTGCGCTTTGCGGTGGAAGGCGTGCGCGCCGGCAAATTGGTTACGGTGAGCTGGAACGAGCTGCACCAGAAGCCCGATGCGGCCGGCCAGCCGTATTCGTTCCGCTATTTCCAGCAGTTGGACGGCAGCGTGATCCTGCCGAAGGATTTCACCCCGCAACGTGTCAAAATCTCCCTGAGCGGCGATGGGGCGCCGGTCAATCAGACATTCGATTGGAAAGTCGCCGGCAACGGCGCGGGGGAGTAGCTCATGTTCGGAAACAAGTCCAACCGTGGCGCGCAGACCGTGGTCGATACCTTGATCGGACCGCAGGTGGTCATCCGCGGCGACCTGACCTTCAGCGGTGGCCTGTATGTGGAAGGCCGCATCCTGGGCAAGGTGATTGCCGAGGACGGCGCCAGCGCCATCCTGACCGTGGCCGAGCAGGGCTGCATCGAAGGCGAGGTGCGCGCACCGGTGGTGATCATCAACGGCCAGCTGACCGGCGATGTGCATGCCGCCGAGCGGGTCGAACTGGCCGCCAATGCGCGCGTGCAGGGCAATGTGCACTACCAGGTGGTGGAAATGAGCGCCGGTGCGCAGCTGACCGGGCGGCTGATCCATGCCGCTGCCGCCGGTGCCACTGCTGCCTTGCCGGCCCCGGAACCCAGTCGCGCCGCCGAGCCGGTCAAGGCCCTGCAGGCCGAAGCGGCCGACGCCTGAGCGCAGCGGCAGCAGCCCCGGGCGCCGGAGCAGGGCGCCCCGGCTTGAAGTGGGCGCCGTTGGCCCCCATGCTGACGCCATGAGTACGCTCGTTTCGCTTCCCACTGCCGCCCCGGCGCCGGACTACCAGTCCATCGACCGGCCCCTGAACTTCTCCAATGCCGCCGCCGCCAAGGTGCGCGAGCTGATCCAGGAGGAGGGCAACGCCGAGCTGGCGTTGCGTGTGTATATCCAGGGTGGCGGGTGTTCCGGCTTCCAGTACGGCTTCGAGTTCGATGAGAACCGCGCCGAGGATGACCTGGCCGTGGCCACCGACGGCGTCACCTTGCTGGTGGATCCGTTGAGCCTGCAGTACCTGATGGGCGCCGAGGTGGACTACACCGAAAGCCTGACCGGTGCGCAGTTCGTGATCCGCAATCCCAACGCCAAGACCACTTGCGGCTGCGGCAGCAGCTTCAGCGTCTGAACGCATCCCGGCGCTAGCCGGGGTTGGGTCGGTGCGATGGTTGCGGGCGTTGCCGATTGTCGGCAGGCTTGCGCCGATGTCAGAGCCTCTTTTTTCGTTGTCTGCTTTTGCCTTCACGCATGCGCCGCTCGATCGTGGCGACGTGTTGCGTGACGATCCCGACGCGATTGCGCGTCTATGGCCCACGGGCCGCGTGCTGTTGATCGATGCCAAGGGCACGGCCGCCGCCGATGCCCAGGGCCAGCCGTTGCTCAGCGACGGCGCCGCACTGGCCGATACGCCGGGCGCGGCGATCTTCCTGGGCCTGCGCGATGGGGTGGGCTGGTTCGCCCTGGCGGCCGAGCAGGTGGCCACGGAGCTGCCGCACCGCGTGGACCTGCGCCAGGCCGCCGCCGACTGGCCGGCCGAGCTGTCCACCGCGTTTTCCTATGGGCGGGCGATGCTGCATTGGCAATCGCGCACCCGCTTTTGCGGCGTGTGCGGCGGAGCGATTGCGTTTCGCCGTGCCGGCTTCATTGCGCATTGCACGCAGTGCCAGACCGAACACTACCCCCGTGTGGACCCGGCGATCATCGTGGCGGTCAGCGACGGGCAGCGCCTGCTGCTCGGGCGGCAGGCCAGCTGGGCACCGCGGCGCTATTCGGTGATTGCCGGCTTCGTGGAGCCGGGCGAATCGCTGGAGCAGACCGTGGAGCGCGAAGTGTTCGAAGAAACCCGGGTGCAGGTCCAGGGCTGCCAGTATCTGGGCGCGCAACCGTGGCCGTTTCCCGGTGCCTTGATGCTGGGCTTTGCGGCAACGGCCGCGCCCACCGAACTGCCGCAGGTCACTGGCGAGCTGGAAGACGCGCGCTGGGTTTCGCACGCGGAGATCGGCACTGCATTGGCCGGCGAATCGGGCGATACCGGTATTGGCCTG
The nucleotide sequence above comes from Xanthomonas campestris pv. campestris str. ATCC 33913. Encoded proteins:
- a CDS encoding DUF6776 family protein, with product MRPTARVQIVPRDAGGPRSGRPWLWAVLVIVWLASLGGVWWMASRTAAPRLVEAEAGLQQAQRAQAAQRRQIEQLQQRQVNLAMSDKISRAANTEVQASLAERDEQIAALRADVAFYERLVGSTAQRKGLNAHSVQFTAEAGGTWNYSVVLTQNLNRGAISQGQLRFAVEGVRAGKLVTVSWNELHQKPDAAGQPYSFRYFQQLDGSVILPKDFTPQRVKISLSGDGAPVNQTFDWKVAGNGAGE
- a CDS encoding bactofilin family protein, with the protein product MFGNKSNRGAQTVVDTLIGPQVVIRGDLTFSGGLYVEGRILGKVIAEDGASAILTVAEQGCIEGEVRAPVVIINGQLTGDVHAAERVELAANARVQGNVHYQVVEMSAGAQLTGRLIHAAAAGATAALPAPEPSRAAEPVKALQAEAADA
- the erpA gene encoding iron-sulfur cluster insertion protein ErpA, encoding MSTLVSLPTAAPAPDYQSIDRPLNFSNAAAAKVRELIQEEGNAELALRVYIQGGGCSGFQYGFEFDENRAEDDLAVATDGVTLLVDPLSLQYLMGAEVDYTESLTGAQFVIRNPNAKTTCGCGSSFSV
- the nudC gene encoding NAD(+) diphosphatase encodes the protein MSEPLFSLSAFAFTHAPLDRGDVLRDDPDAIARLWPTGRVLLIDAKGTAAADAQGQPLLSDGAALADTPGAAIFLGLRDGVGWFALAAEQVATELPHRVDLRQAAADWPAELSTAFSYGRAMLHWQSRTRFCGVCGGAIAFRRAGFIAHCTQCQTEHYPRVDPAIIVAVSDGQRLLLGRQASWAPRRYSVIAGFVEPGESLEQTVEREVFEETRVQVQGCQYLGAQPWPFPGALMLGFAATAAPTELPQVTGELEDARWVSHAEIGTALAGESGDTGIGLPPAISIARALIEHWYRTHG